Genomic segment of bacterium:
CGTGCGGGGGATCTGCTCGCTCGTGCCGCAGGTGCCGGGACTGAGCGAGAACATCAGCGCGATCAGCATCGTCGACCGCTATCTCGAGCACTCACGCATCTTCGTTTTCTGCAACAACGGCCAGCCGCTCTATTTTATCAGCTCGGCCGACCTGATGGACCGTAACCTCGACCGACGGGTGGAGATAATCTGCCCGATCTTCGACCCGGCCATCCAGGCCGAACTGGCCGCCTTCCTGGATATCCAGTTGCGGGACAGCGTGAAAGCGCGCGTGCTGGACGGCACCCGCGAGAACCGCTACCGCCGAATCTCCGGCCAGACCCCGGTCCGCTCGCAACTGGCCCTGCACGAGAGGTACAAAGCTAAATCAGACCACGGCAAGAACAGGAAAGAGGGTTAGACAGAGTGCTCTTCGCAGCGATAGATATCGGCTCCAACGCGATCAGACTGCTTTTCGAGAACGTTTACACGGACACCGACACACCGGTCTTCAAGAAGCTCTCCCTCACCCGGGTGCCCATACGCCTGGGCGAGGACGCTTTCCCCACGGGGCGGATTTCACTCGACAAGTCGCTGGCCGTAATCAAGGCCATGATCGCCTTCAAGCACCTGATCGAAATCCACCAGCCGGTGGATTACCTGGCCTATGCCACCTCGGCCATGCGCAACGCCTCGAACGCCGCCCAGATCATCGAGGAAATTCACCGTCAGACCGGCATCGAGGTGGAGATAATCGACGGGCAGCGGGAGGCGGAGATAATATACTCCACGCATATCGCCGAGGAGATGCGCCACGACAGCTCGTACCTCTACATCGAGGTGGGCGGCGGCAGCACCGAGGTGAGCCTGTTCGACCGCGGGGCCAACGTTTTCTCGCGCTCGTTCCCGGTGGGCACGGTGCGGATGCTGCACGGCCTGGTGGGGGAGGCGCAGTGGAGCGAGATGAAAGACTGGCTGCGGGTCAACACGCTGGGCCACACGCCCATGGCCGGGATCGGCACCGGCGGCAACATCAACACCATCCTCAAGATACTGCGCAAAAAAGAGGACCGTCCGATGCCCATCCGCAAGTTGCGCGAGATGCGCGACTATCTGGCCTCCTACAGCCTGGAGGACCGGATCAAGGTCCTGGGCCTCAGGCCCGACCGGGCGGATGTGATCGTGCAGGCCACGGACATCTACCTGAACGTGATGAAATGGTGCCGGATCGACCACCTGATCGTGCCCAAGATCGGGGTGGCGGACGGGATCATCCACCTTCTCTACGAGCGGTACGCGACCGGCGGCCGCAGCCGTATCCTCTCCGCCGGTTGAGAGACAGGAAGGCGTCGCGGTGTTCCGTAAAAAAATCCTGACCTATCTGGAAAAGCGCCTGAAAGGCATCCGGGACAACTATGCCCGGGCGCGCGAGAGTGTGGACGCGGAGGCCGTGCACGACCTGCGCGTCCACCTGAAACGCACGCGGGCGCTGTTCGCCCTGACCGAGGCCCTGGACCCGAATTTCCACGCCCGGCGCGAGTTCCGTCCTTTCCGCGCCCTGGCCCGCGCCACCCGGCGTCTGCGCGACATCCAGGTGCAGCTCGATCTGTTCGACCACTCCACCCGGCGGCTGAAACAGAAACCGGAAACGTTCCGCGTGTTTCTGGAGCACCTCGAGGCGCGGCTGAAACGGGATTTCCTCGCCTCATGCGCCCCGGAGCCGCCCGAGGCCCTGGGCACGGCGGCCGGCCGTCTCCAGCAGGCCCTGGCCGCCCTGAGCGCCGAGGCCAGCCTCCCCCGGGCCGAGGCCCGTTACCACCAGCTCAAGGGCGAGTTCCTCGACCTGGCCTGCCGCGCGGATGAGAATGACTCCGTGCTGCACGAGCTGCGCACCCGGGCCAAGCAGACCCATTACACCTGGGAGATCACCCGGGCCTGTTTCGGACGGCTGGGCGGCGAGAGGCTGTTTGTCGGGCGGGTCAAGCGCCTGCACGGCCTGCTGGGCGACTGGCACGACCGCGAGGTGGCATTCGAGCACCTGGAGCGCCACCTTTGCCGCGGCGGCGCCCACAGCCTCGACCGCAGCCTGGGCACCCTGGCCGAGACCTTCCGCCGCGACAAGGAGCGCCTGGCGTCGCGCTGCCGGACCGAGATCGCGCGCCTGAGGGCCATGCTCGCCCCGCAGACCGCAGCCGAGCCCTCCACCGCTGCGGCTCAGACGGAACCTGCGCCCACCACGCCCGAAGTAACAACCTGACAATCACCGGCGGCCTGAATATCCGGATGCCGACAAACAGAAAGGGCCGCCTTTCCGGGCGGCCCTTCTTTGTATCTCCCTGTCTCTTCTATACTTCTTTTTGCTCAGCGCTCCAGCGCCGGTGGATGAATGTCGTTGCGCAGGGACTGCAGCAGGATCAGACGGGTGTCCGGCAGCGGCCAGGGGAACGGGCAGGCCGGCGGGTAGTTGAGGTCGATATCCACCGTGGCCACGCCGGGGCGCTCCTTGGCCTCGGCCATCAGCTCACCCCAGGGGCCGTAGATCCGGCTGGGGCAGTCGTAGCCGCAATTGACCAGGAATACGTGGTTCTCCATCGCCCGGGAGCATATCATCGTCTGGTTCCCGCCCCAGATCGGCAGGAAAATCACCTCGGCGCCCTGAAGGCTGAGCGCGCGCGCCGGGTCGACAAACCAGCTGTCCCA
This window contains:
- a CDS encoding CHAD domain-containing protein, which gives rise to MFRKKILTYLEKRLKGIRDNYARARESVDAEAVHDLRVHLKRTRALFALTEALDPNFHARREFRPFRALARATRRLRDIQVQLDLFDHSTRRLKQKPETFRVFLEHLEARLKRDFLASCAPEPPEALGTAAGRLQQALAALSAEASLPRAEARYHQLKGEFLDLACRADENDSVLHELRTRAKQTHYTWEITRACFGRLGGERLFVGRVKRLHGLLGDWHDREVAFEHLERHLCRGGAHSLDRSLGTLAETFRRDKERLASRCRTEIARLRAMLAPQTAAEPSTAAAQTEPAPTTPEVTT
- a CDS encoding exopolyphosphatase; its protein translation is MLFAAIDIGSNAIRLLFENVYTDTDTPVFKKLSLTRVPIRLGEDAFPTGRISLDKSLAVIKAMIAFKHLIEIHQPVDYLAYATSAMRNASNAAQIIEEIHRQTGIEVEIIDGQREAEIIYSTHIAEEMRHDSSYLYIEVGGGSTEVSLFDRGANVFSRSFPVGTVRMLHGLVGEAQWSEMKDWLRVNTLGHTPMAGIGTGGNINTILKILRKKEDRPMPIRKLREMRDYLASYSLEDRIKVLGLRPDRADVIVQATDIYLNVMKWCRIDHLIVPKIGVADGIIHLLYERYATGGRSRILSAG